The Pseudanabaena sp. BC1403 genome has a window encoding:
- a CDS encoding alpha-ketoacid dehydrogenase subunit beta: MAEVTFFNALREAIDEEMERDPAVYVLGEDVGHYGGSYKVTKDLYKKYGDLRLLDTPIAENSFTGMAIGSAMTGLRPIIEGMNMGFLLLAFNQISNNAGMLRYTSGGNFKIPIVIRGPGGVGRNLGAEHSQRLETYFQAVPGIKMVACSTPYNAKGLLKSAIRNDNPILFFEHVLLYNLKEDIPDEEYLLPLDKAEIVREGNDVTILTYSRMRYHVLKAVETLVDRGYDPEVIDLISLKPLDMETIVTSLRKTHRIVIVEEGMRCASIGSEIIASINDSYFDELDAPIVRLAALDVPTPYNGGLENLTIPQPEDVIAAVEKLLA, from the coding sequence ATGGCAGAGGTTACTTTTTTTAACGCCCTCAGAGAAGCGATCGATGAGGAAATGGAGCGCGATCCAGCCGTTTATGTTTTAGGCGAAGACGTGGGGCATTATGGCGGCTCCTACAAAGTAACCAAAGACCTTTACAAAAAATACGGTGACTTGCGCCTGCTCGACACCCCGATCGCAGAAAATAGCTTTACAGGTATGGCGATCGGTTCAGCAATGACAGGCTTACGCCCGATCATCGAAGGCATGAACATGGGCTTCTTGCTACTCGCCTTTAATCAAATCTCCAATAATGCAGGGATGTTGCGCTATACCTCTGGCGGTAATTTCAAAATCCCGATCGTTATTCGTGGGCCTGGTGGCGTTGGTCGCAACCTCGGAGCCGAGCATTCACAACGTCTCGAAACCTATTTTCAAGCTGTGCCTGGGATTAAGATGGTGGCTTGCTCCACGCCTTACAATGCCAAAGGCTTGCTGAAGTCAGCAATTCGTAATGATAACCCGATCCTTTTCTTTGAGCATGTGTTGCTGTACAACCTCAAGGAAGATATCCCCGACGAAGAATATTTGTTGCCTCTCGACAAAGCCGAAATCGTACGCGAAGGTAATGATGTGACGATCCTGACCTATTCACGGATGCGCTACCACGTACTCAAGGCAGTCGAGACTTTAGTTGATAGAGGCTACGATCCTGAAGTGATTGACTTGATTTCGCTCAAGCCTTTGGACATGGAAACCATTGTTACTTCGTTGCGGAAAACTCATCGCATTGTGATTGTTGAAGAAGGTATGCGCTGCGCCAGCATTGGTTCAGAGATCATTGCTTCGATTAATGATAGCTATTTTGATGAACTTGATGCGCCGATTGTGCGTCTTGCTGCGCTTGATGTACCAACTCCCTATAACGGGGGCTTAGAAAATCTGACGATTCCTCAACCCGAGGATGTGATTGCCGCAGTTGAGAAATTGTTGGCATAA